Genomic DNA from Setaria italica strain Yugu1 chromosome V, Setaria_italica_v2.0, whole genome shotgun sequence:
GACAAGCTTGTCCTAAACGTGGTGTATTTAAGAAttaagaacggagggaataATTAACTGAGTCAATATACAATATCTCTCTATATATACTGCCACAGGGCCTTCACCTACTGTTTTGTCAGAAAAATATGCAGGATAGGTGGTAGGAATCATATGATAATTTGCTCAAAAGTTACACGAGAGCGCACCTGCTTGTCCCGAGACATTCTAGCGTCTGCATCTGGTCAGCACTCAGCTCCGAAACGGAGCACCTGTGGTCATAAATCCCGAGGAAGTTGTCCCTGAGAGCAGGGTTAGCAAGCAGTCGGGCGCCACGCCGCTCGGCCTCCTCGACGTCCATCTCCGCCGGGTGGACGAGcgcctcccgctcccgctccccttCCACGAGGCTGATGACAGGGAGCGCAATGAGACGGGCCAAGAGGACGCGCTTGACGACCAGGTCAAGTGGGAGACCGGCCGCCTCGAACGCGCCGGAGAGCGCCGTCCAGATGTCGGCTACTGGGAGACCGAGCGAACCGCGGGCGCAcacctcctccaaagccgcCGAGACGAGCATATCCATGCCCATACCAAAATAAAGCAAATCTGGGACAGAGAAAGCAATATGGTTCGATTCACATACTAGAGCAACCGAACACAGGGCAAAACGTAACCCCCATGAACCCGATCTTCTCGTCGGCGTCGTGCTGGCGTCCTCGGGTTAGCAATCGCAGCAAAGAAAACCGAAGGGGTAGGGCAGCAAGTGCACGATCTGGTGGCCACCGGGAAAGACGAGCCCCGTTACTTCGTTCCTCTCTCCCGGAACGCGGAGCGGAGCGCCAGTGACGCGACCCAGAGTGCGCAGGCGGCTGGAGCGCCGGTCCAAACGGGAGCTTGTGCTGCTGTGGCGGCGCGAGTGCCTGGTGGTGGTCACTTgttcgcggccggcggcgagacgtctgtggcggctggcggcggcgatgccctTGATGCCTAGGATTTGGAGGACGTATGGGCTTGGCCACTTGGGGATATATTGTTGGATGATTTAGTGATTTTATTTTGGGCCAGCTTCTTGGGCTCGaccactcttttttttttttttactttcaagGCCAGCTAGCATTTGACATGATTAGGTTCATCAAGATATGATTTCTTGATATCATGTATTTTGTTGGTATATTCTTGGTTATTTCAGCGCATGGTTGGCAGGATGACACCTATCAGGTGGGAGAAACGGTTTCACAATGAAAACCAAAAGCACTTTCTCTTCTTATTGGATCAGAAACACCCTAAATATTTAGAAAATATGTGAAAAAAATTAGTGGTTAAATGACACATTCAGGTTCTCAAAAGTTTCAAAATAAATAGTCTCTTGTccaatgaaaataaaaaataaagaaaggagTTTTCTTTCCAGaaatttgtcttttttgtttctaaTTGTAATGTTCATTAtttatgttgattttttttgtgaataTCTTGAACAGAGCACACTATACATAATTTTCTAGAATCTTTTGTGACTATTTGGATTTTGAAGGTATAAGAAAAGGGACGCAATATATTATATTTCAAAATCTAAGAAAGGGGGAGAAATTGTCGGAATAATGCAGTGTGATGGGCTGTGCGCTCTGAGCCAAACTGTGCAGTGGTGTGGATTGGCCCGACCAAAGCAAAATTTCCAGCCCAGCCCACTTGCCACGTCATTCTCACCCACTCCAATCCATCCAGCCGTAGACGAGCCGGCCCTGCTAGCTACACCAACAAGATGGTTGCGCTTCTCCGCTCActcccccccgccgccgccgccacgctcctcctcgcccccgccgcgcaGCTCACTAGTTCCGCAGTCGCCGCTAGTGCTGTCAGCGGTAGGCGGTGGAGAAGCGTGAGGACGAACGCCGGTGGGGGTTGGCTTTCCGGGTTGTTGGGaggcaagggcggcggcgcgcccacgGCGATGACGGTGACTCCGGGGACCGTGAAGGCCGGCGACCCCGTGCTGCATGAACCGGCACAGGAGGTGGCGCCAGGGGACGTACGGTCCGACAGGGTCCAGGGCATCATCGACCGGATGATCGACGTCATGCGCAAGGCCCCCGgcgtcggcctcgccgccccGCAGATCGGCGTCCCGCTCAGGGTATGTCTAATTCTTTGCTTGTAttatatcatcaagagcatccGTTAGTCACCAACATGGCTATCCTGTTACAAACATGATGATATTTCCGATGATTAATCATCGAATTACAGATTATTGTTCTCGAGGATACCCAAGAGTACATCAGTTATACATCCAAGAAGGACATAGAAGAGCAAGATCGCCGCCCTTTTGCTCTTCTTGTCGGTACATTTTGCCACATTGTGTAGCATTCACTGCCCATTAACCATTTGAAGTTTTCTCATCACTGTTGTGCTTTTCCTCGTCTTTCCTTGAACTCAGGTTATTATTAATCCCAAGCTTAAGAACACAAGTAAAAGAACTGCACTTTTCTTCGAGGGTTGTCTGAGGTACATATTGGAATGCTTCTTTCTGCATTGCCACAGGAAGTCCGTATATGAAGATACTGTGAATATAAAAGCTGCATTGAATTTTATTATGTGCTGATACTTGTTTTCCCTTGATGCCAGTGTTGATGGATATAGGGCTGTCGTGGAGCGACATCTAGACGTTGAAGTTTCAGGTTTGGACCATAATGGGAACCCCATTAAGGTACAGGCCTCAGGATGGCAAGCACGCATCCTACAACATGAATGTGACCATCTTGAAGGCACGCTGTATGTTGACAAGATGGTCCCAAGGACATTCAGAATTGTTGATAACTTGGATATGCCGCTTCCAATTGGATGTCCTCCACTCGGTGCAAGATAATGTGGATAGCTTGCAATCTTTCCTCATCAAATAGAGGTAATTGCCCTTTCcagttttttcttaatttttttccgGTACAAAAATGCATTTTTGCTTCCCGTTTAACTGTTATCTTTGTTCAACTATCCAACCAACAGTAACATTTCTATCGAAATGTGAGAATCATTACTACATACCCCTCTGGTCCAAACTATAAGTGGGCATCTGCACGGTCTACAAGGTGATTTGACTAGATTTCTAAGAAAACAAGATACTTCATATAAAAAGGATTACAcattatgaaagtattttcaTGACGGATCTAACAACATCAGCCTTACCTTTCGCtatacatgattttttttcaaatctatAAAGTTTGACTGACCGGAATAATCCTAAAAAGACTTATATTTTTGtttggagggagtagtttataTGGAGGCCTTCTGGAACGAAACTCGAAATGTTGACATTTTGTTTGCTCAATTTTTCATCATCTTTGTGACATTCTTCAACTTCTAACTCTTGCCATTTGAACCTTGTACTCCTTAGTGGGGGTGGGGGGCAGCAGATATGATGAAGAACAATGAAATTATTGTAAACTATGGTTGCTACAGGGACTGGCTCTATATGATTTCTCCCCTTTGGTGCCATGGAATTTTAATATACTCTAAAAAACAAGCTACCAGAAGGAAGTAAGGAACCATATGATAGATTCAACATCATTGTGTTGTGTAGTTTATGGTTTCAGGACCAAATTGTACAGTGAAGACCCTCAAGGAATATTTTGGCCCCAAGAGCAAATAAAGACAATGATGGGTAGTTAGTAGTAGCACTAACTAAAACTACACTTCACAATGAGAAGAATTTTCTAGACAGAAATGATCTCATGAGACGTTGTAGCGctcaaaataaaataatttttgatGTCGCTTGCAGGCATTTAGATGGCTCCATACAATCAGGGCAGCAGAGTGATTATTTTCCTTCAATCACTCTTACCAGGAAGGCTACAAAATTTGGACAACTGTTTCAGAGGCATTAATTTGCAGGTCATGATTATGAAAATGTAGAAGAGCTTTCAGATGATAAATGTAATCATGCATTATAACCAAAGCCATCAACATAACTTGCAAAATAACAGTTGTTCAAATCTGTGCTCTTGCTCTTGAGATTTTTATGCTTTACTGGATGCAAGAGAGAAATCAGTTGTGTAGTGTAATGCTATAGTTTagaatcaaagaaagagaaATATGAAGGTCCTGTGGAAGGAAATAAGACAAATAATACAGGGAACACAACTAATACAAATCAGACTAGTGTTCCTTGGCATAGGAGGCGTGGAATGATGGAGCAGAAAGAACACTGAAGCTGGTTGCAGTAGTTTAGCAATTGAGGTTTTCTTATCATAAATTCATGGTACCTCATGCAATGAGAAGTACAAAATGTTAGAAACAGAGAaaaatgtgatttttttttacttttaacTTATTAAGTGCCCACCTATAAGAGCTTCTATGGTTTCACCGTGTGTTTCGTTTGTAACAGATTACAAGAGACAAACTTGTTCATCGTTTATCATTTgcatctttcttttatttaggtTGTCCTGTGATATAAGGACTAATTGTGCAATAATTTGTTCGGGTTTGTCTCTGTTCCATTATCATTGAAGTATGATTGTAAAAATAGGTTGGACTGCATGAAATTGAGGACCATATATGGCTTGTGATAGAGAAAGGGTGTTAACCACTCATCATATTTAAACATTTCCAAATTGGGGACAAAGTTTCCAACCATTTCCTGGGGATAAGAAGCCTATCATGGACTGGCAGAAATCTCACAAAATTAGGTTCTAATTGAGCAAAATAGTGAGGTGGTTGAAGACTTGATGTTCCTTTTCTGTCAGAATGATTAAGGATTAGGATCCTTCAAATCTGGCCTTAATGGTGGAGCTAACCACCTATGCACTAGCTTTTCTCCATCATACAGGGCACCATCACCAGACCGCAGAACAAGGCAACCTGCACATGGTCTGCGGCTTTCTTTATATTTCTTCTCCTcttcaaagaaaagaaaattttgtcccTTGCCCCCACCCACTCATTGCAGAGTATCCAAATCCATAATCCATTGATTAATTAGTGCCTGGACTATAGGATTCCGCTTGCGTGTGCCATTCTCCACGCTGCTATATAGATGCTGTTGGGAAGGACCATACAGATCCAGAGCCAATAACCTGTTGAGTAGCAGAGGTATTAGCAGGCTTAGCAATGGCAGCCCGTCAAGGTAGCAGGACGACGAAGGCAGATAAGTGGCTGTTTGGTGGGAAGTGGAGGGGAACCTCGAAGGAGACAAGACATCCTGTTGTTCCTGAGGCTAAGCCTCCGAATCCTGCTGTCGTTCAGGATGAAGGCATCTGCCTTGAGAAGTCTAGAGTACATGTATCTGGTCTGGGGCAGAGAAAGAGCATTGATATTGCGCCCGGGAGGAGATCAATGCCGGAGATGGAGATCAACATGAAAGAAGTTGTTGGAGTGCTCGGGGTGAAGGTGATGGCCGCAGACATGCCGCCATTCATGCAGTTGCATGCCTTCCGGTGTGCTAAGCGATCCCATGATAGCTTGGACAAGTTCAGTTCAAGGCAGCTGGCCCATGATGTGAAGAAGGTAAGCTGTATGCTGATTGTGATCTTTGTCTTGCTTTGTCATCTGAAGAGCATCcattgctttctttctttcctttgtcTTTCAGATTTGTCTTTAAGATGAGTTCTTTGTAAAATCAAACTTCACAAATTACCCAGTGAAGCTGTCTATAACAAGTTGCTAGTATTGAAATCAATATAATCATAATGTTTTCTGCACTTGGGCAGCATGAAACCTTATCTGCTTATACTTTTCGATCTTAACTTGTTGCTATTCCATTTACCTACCTTTGTTTCAGAGGACACTTATTATGAATCAGCATCTGATGCACTTTTGTTGATATCCAACAGGAGTTTGATAAAGTGTATGGGCCAACGTGGCACTGCATCGTTGGCACAAGCTACGGCTCCTTCGTGACACATTCCCGAGGCTGTTTCCTCTACTTCTCCATGGACAAAATCATCGTGATGCTGTTCAAGACCAAGATAAGGAAAGTGCTAGCATCCTGAGCTTCTGTAATGAGATGGCTTGCTTTTGTGCCCATCATGAAGGGCTTGGTCAGTCCAGCCCTATGATAACGACACTTGTAAAATATTGGTGCTTGGAGCTGAAGAGCTAACTTGAATTATTGTTGTTTGTGAGTGGCAACTTGCTAGTGAAAGGTGAACGTGGGGCCGTACCGCGGTGCCCTTGTTGTAGACTAAATTAACAGTTTGGAAGCAATGATGGGAGTGCTTGCTTCGGTGTAGAGTACTTTGCTGAGGGACAGTTCTGGCCTGCCAAGCTGCAACGATCCCGGTCAAGGTCACGTTGTAAGATTCCTGATCGGCAGATCTGTTTGCAATAGCCCATAGGGAGGGCCACTGTAAGGCACGGTTTGGTCATGTGTTGCCTGGAGCCAGAATCAAAATGTTTGCTTTTGGCATGCAACTGTTGTCTTAACACTTAACTACTATTCTACTTTCTTTCATACGAAATTCCAGATGgaactttcttttgtttttcatgCCATCATTCGGTGAATGCAGTTTTAGCTACCCTCACAAAATGGAAAATGGATTGGTGTTGTTTGTTCTGTTTTCACCTGCTCTACTAGTAGATGGACGAAGTTTAACTGATAGATGGAGGAAAATGGTTTACAGCAAACGTTAGATTTTTCGGTCACATGGTATAATTGGATTAAAGCCTTCACTATCGGGAAAATGTTGGTATTAAAGTTAACAACAAGATGGGTCCTTTTTTCCAAACAACGAAAGGCCTCAGGCAAGGTGATCTGCTGTCTCCCGTACTATTTGATACAGTGGCACACATGCTAGCGATAATCATTGCAAGGGCTAAAAATGAAGGACACGTAAAAAGGGTAGTTTCACATTTAGTAGAAGACGGGCTCTCAATTCtgcaatatgcagatgatacgGTGATTTTTTTGACCATGATATTGAACAAGCAAAAAATATGAAGCTGATTTTATGTATGTTTGAACAATTATTTGGTCTTAAAATAAATTTCCATAAGAGTGAGATCTACTTTGGACAAGCATGAGAGCATAAGTCTACATACTCACTTTTGTTTGGTTGTAAACTAGGATCCTACCCATTTCATATTTGGGCATACCAATGCACTTTAGAAAACTGAGTGATAAGGATTGGAGGACAATTGAAGGTAGATTTGAAAAAAGACTTAGTGGATGGAAAGGGAAGATGCTCTCGGTTGGGGGACGATTAGTACTGATTAACTCTGTATTAACTAGCTTACCTATGTTCATGCTGTCATTTTTTGAGGTCCCGAAGGGAGATCTAAAAACATAGAGCACTTCAGGTCAAGGTTCTTTTGGCAGAACAACTAGCATAGGAAAAAATATAGACTAGCAAAATGAGACTTACTATGTCAACTGAAGGATCAGGGAGACCTGGGAATAATGAACTTAGAGACTAAAACAGATGTCTACTAAGTAAGTGGATGTTTAAACTTTGTAATGAGGAGGGATTTTGGCATGATTTACTGAGGAATAAATACCTTAGGAATAAACCACTAGGTCAGGTATATAAGAAACCGGGTGATTCGCTGTTTTGGATGGGTTTAATGGGCGTCAAGGAGGACTTTCTCAATTTGGAGCACTTTGAAGTTATGTCTAAGGCACAGACCAGATTTTGGAAGGACATATGATTAGGAAACAGGACATTAAAGTCTCAGTATCCTAACTTGTACCACATAGTGCGAAAGAAGCACGCTACAG
This window encodes:
- the LOC101771372 gene encoding peptide deformylase 1A, chloroplastic — its product is MVALLRSLPPAAAATLLLAPAAQLTSSAVAASAVSGRRWRSVRTNAGGGWLSGLLGGKGGGAPTAMTVTPGTVKAGDPVLHEPAQEVAPGDVRSDRVQGIIDRMIDVMRKAPGVGLAAPQIGVPLRIIVLEDTQEYISYTSKKDIEEQDRRPFALLVIINPKLKNTSKRTALFFEGCLSVDGYRAVVERHLDVEVSGLDHNGNPIKVQASGWQARILQHECDHLEGTLYVDKMVPRTFRIVDNLDMPLPIGCPPLGAR
- the LOC101756525 gene encoding uncharacterized protein LOC101756525 — translated: MAARQGSRTTKADKWLFGGKWRGTSKETRHPVVPEAKPPNPAVVQDEGICLEKSRVHVSGLGQRKSIDIAPGRRSMPEMEINMKEVVGVLGVKVMAADMPPFMQLHAFRCAKRSHDSLDKFSSRQLAHDVKKEFDKVYGPTWHCIVGTSYGSFVTHSRGCFLYFSMDKIIVMLFKTKIRKVLAS